The sequence GCTCCTTGGGTGTCTTGTAGCCTAAAGACTGGTGAGGCCGCACCGTGTTGTAGATGTGCTCCCAAGCCAGCAGCTCGGCCCTCAGAGTTGCTACCGTCGGCTCAGCTTCTGTCACCTCGTAAAACTCC comes from Chloroflexota bacterium and encodes:
- a CDS encoding transposase; this translates as EFYEVTEAEPTVATLRAELLAWEHIYNTVRPHQSLGYKTPKELLQAKGYYQPRKEWCTGGTERAHQLDAQRPPML